In Accipiter gentilis chromosome 18, bAccGen1.1, whole genome shotgun sequence, the following are encoded in one genomic region:
- the WNT5B gene encoding protein Wnt-5b: MQGAPSRRPALRGLPQRRRPQPTMTGPRLALAAALLCSCTSPVADANSWWSLAMNPIQRPEMYIIGAQPVCSQLPGLSPGQRKLCQLYQEHMVFIGEGARSAIKECQYQFRQRRWNCSTVDNTSVFGRVMKIGSRETAFTYAVSAAGVVNAISRACREGELSSCGCSRTARPKDLPRDWLWGGCGDNVEYGYRFAKEFVDAKEREKNYVRGSEEQARMLMNLQNNEAGRRAVYKLADVACKCHGVSGSCSLKTCWLQLADFRKVGDLLKEKYDSAAAMRISRKGKLELVNNRFNMPTQEDLVYVDPSPDYCLRNETTGSLGTQGRLCNKTSEGMDGCELMCCGRGYDQFKSVQVERCHCKFHWCCYVKCKKCTEIVDQYVCK; encoded by the exons GGCGCCCCGTCCCGGCGGCCGGCTCTGCGGGGGCTGccccagcgccgccgcccgcagcccaCCATGACCGGGCCGAGGCTGGCCCTCGCCGCCgcgctcctctgcagctgcaccTCGCCGGTGGCCGACGCCAACTCCTGGTG GTCTTTGGCCATGAACCCCATCCAGAGACCTGAGATGTACATCATCGGCGCTCAGCCGGTGTGCAGCCAGCTGCCGGGGCTCTCCCCTGGGCAGCGCAAGCTCTGCCAGCTCTACCAGGAGCACATGGTGTTCATCGGGGAAGGGGCCCGCAGTGCCATCAAGGAGTGCCAGTACCAGTTTCGGCAGCGGCGGTGGAACTGCAGCACGGTGGACAACACCTCTGTCTTCGGGCGGGTCATGAAAATAG GGAGCCGAGAGACTGCTTTTACCTACGCCGTCAGCGCTGCCGGGGTGGTGAACGCGATCAGCCGGGCTTGCCGCGAAGGAGAGCTCTCCAGCTGTGGCTGCAGCCGGACGGCCCGGCCCAAGGACTTGCCCCGAGACTGGCTGTGGGGTGGCTGCGGGGATAATGTGGAGTATGGATATCGTTTTGCCAAGGAGTTTGTGGATGccaaggagagggagaagaactATGTGAGAGGTTCAGAGGAGCAGGCTCGCATGCTGATGAACTTGCAGAACAACGAGGCTGGTCGCAGG GCCGTGTACAAGCTGGCAGATGTGGCCTGCAAGTGCCACGGTGTGTCGGGCTCCTGCAGCCTCAAGAcctgctggctgcagctggctgACTTCCGCAAGGTGGGCGACCTGCTGAAGGAGAAGTACGACAGTGCCGCTGCCATGAGGATCAGTCGCAAGGGCAAGCTGGAGCTGGTGAACAACCGTTTCAACATGCCGACGCAAGAGGATCTGGTCTACGTCGACCCCAGCCCGGACTATTGTCTGCGCAATGAGACCACTGGCTCTCTGGGTACCCAGGGCCGACTGTGCAACAAGACCTCAGAGGGCATGGATGGGTGTGAGCTGATGTGCTGCGGACGGGGTTATGACCAGTTCAAGAGTGTCCAGGTGGAGCGTTGCCACTGCAAGTTCCATTGGTGCTGTTATGTCAAGTGTAAAAAGTGCACAGAGATCGTCGACCAGTATGTCTGTAAATGA